A region from the Salvelinus fontinalis isolate EN_2023a chromosome 23, ASM2944872v1, whole genome shotgun sequence genome encodes:
- the LOC129821295 gene encoding glucose-6-phosphatase 2-like, translating into MMVHFHIKKTALALSLSLSLSLSLLKRERLMCMVQHCSCGQGSSCPSRARQTEPQMDLIHSSGVLVIQHLQSNYKDYHDFLDFMSSVGDPRNIFSLYFPLWFQLSQIVGTKMIWVAVIGDWFNLIFKWILFGQRPYWWVHETLFYQNNSLPQLEQFHITCETGPGSPSGHAMGSSCVWYVMITSALNFTRRLCDSSTQGCQRFGLVWSFLWMAFWIIQISVGISRIFIATHFPHQVILGVLAGILVAEAFEHVPSIHKASLKVYLHTSLFLFSFAVSLYLLLKMIDIDLLWSIPKAKKWCANPDWIHLDTTPFAGLVRNLGALFGLGLAINSQMFIQSCKGKNGYKTRFKLMCVAASLTSLQLYDFIKIPTHIEILFYTLSFCKSAAVPLSVVALIPYCVHLLIGDKERKLA; encoded by the exons ATGATGGTACATTTCCATATAAAGAAGacagctctcgctctctctctctctctctcgctctctctctctctattaaaaAGGGAGAGACTGATGTGTATGGTGCAGCATTGTAGTTGTGGCCAAGGGAGCAGCTGTCCCAGTCGTGCCAGACAGACTGAACCCCAGATGGACCTCATCCACAGCAGTGGGGTGCTGGTGATCCAGCACCTCCAGAGCAACTACAAGGACTACCATGACTTCCTTGACTTCATGTCCTCTGTGGGCGACCCTCGTAACATCTTTTCTCTCTATTTTCCTCTGTGGTTTCAGCTTAGCCAAATTGTCGGCACCAAGATGATATGGGTGGCAGTTATCGGAGACTGGTTCAACCTAATTTTCAAATG GATTCTGTTTGGTCAAAGGCCATACTGGTGGGTGCATGAAACTCTCTTTTACCAGAATAATTCACTCCCCCAGCTGGAGCAGTTCCACATTACCTGTGAAACAGGACCAG GCAGTCCATCCGGTCATGCCATGGGCTCTTCGTGTGTCTGGTATGTAATGATCACATCAGCACTCAACTTTACCAGACGCCTTTGTGACAGCTCAACTCAGGGGTGCCAGAG GTTTGGGCTTGTGTGGTCCTTTTTGTGGATGGCATTTTGGATCATTCAGATTAGTGTTGGCATCTCCAGGATCTTCATCGCCACACACTTCCCTCACCAGGTTATCCTTGGTGTTCTAGCTG GTATACTAGTTGCTGAAGCATTTGAGCATGTTCCCTCGATCCACAAAGCCAGTTTAAAAGTCTACCTTCACACTAGCTTATTTCTGTTCTCCTTTGCCGTCAGCCTTTACTTGCTCCTTAAAATGATAGACATTGACCTACTGTGGTCGATACCCAAAGCAAAGAAGTGGTGTGCCAATCCAGACTGGATCCACCTGGACACTACACCTTTTGCTGGTTTAGTGAGGAATCTGGGAGCATTGTTTGGACTTGGCCTGGCCATTAACTCTCAGATGTTCATCCAGAGCTGCAAGGGGAAGAACGGCTACAAGACTAGGTTTAAACTCATGTGTGTAGCAgccagtctgacctctctgcaGCTGTACGATTTCATCAAAATTCCCACTCACATAGAGATCCTGTTCTACACACTCTCATTCTGTAAGAGTGCTGCAGTCCCCCTTAGTGTGGTGGCACTCATCCCCTACTGTGTTCACTTGTTgataggagacaaggagaggaaatTAGCCTGA